The Chryseobacterium oranimense genome contains the following window.
TATTATCTGCTGAGAAGAGACACTTTTAACAGGATACTTCCGGATATTCTTAAAAAATTTAAAATATAAACTTATGTCAATCAATGAATTTATCAAAAATTTCCAGTCTCAGCTGGAAAATACAGATACAGTAATAGAACCTGAAACAGCATATAACCAGGAAAGCTACTGGGATTCGCTCACTGCTATGGTTATCAAGGTAATGATCGAGGATGAATACGGAGTAGATATTGAACCCGAGCAAATCACATCGTTCAAAAATATCAATGAACTTTACTCTTTTATTGTTGAGAAAAAACAGTAACATCAGACAATGGCTTTTATAAAACATATTTCAACATATATTCCTGAAAAGGTCATTTCCAATGAGGAGATCTCGAAAAAATTTCCTGACTGGGAAAGTGATAAAATTCTGGGAAAAATAGGAATCAGAAACAGAAATATCACCGGTGAAGATGAATTCACCTCAGATATAGCTGTTAAAGCCCTTAACAAGCTCGTTGAAGAATACCAGCTTGACAAATCTTCAGTAGATTACCTCATCGTCTGCACTCAGAGCCCGGACTATTTCCTTCCTGCTACAGCTTGTATTGTACAGGCTCAGGCCGGGTTAAATACCACTTGCGGGGCAATAGATATCAACCAGGGGTGTTCAGGATATATTTACGGATTATCCTTAGCCAATGCTCTTATCGACTCCAAAATGATGAAAAATGTTGTTCTGATAACGGCAGAAACCTACTCAAAACACATTCATGAAGACGACAAAGGTAATATCAGCCTTTTTGGAGATGCAGCCACCGCAACCCTGATCTCCGAAGACGGTGATTATGAAATCCTGAAATTCTCTGTGGGAACCGATGGTGAGGGAGCTAAAAACCTGATCGTTAAAAACGGTGCCGTCAGAAATCAAAAAACAGAAGACAAAGAGGATAAAGACAATTATCTTCACATGAACGGCCCGAAAATTTTTGATTTTACTTCAAAAGCCATTCCCGGTCTTGTAGAAGAAAACCTGAAAAAAAACGGATTTGAAAAAAGCGATATTGATACTTTCATTTTCCATCAGGCCAATACCTTCATGCTGGATTTCCTGAGAAAAAGAATCAATATTCCACAGGAAAACTTCGTGATCGATATGCTGGATTATGGCAATACCGTATCATCCACCATTCCTATTGCTTTTAAAAACTCATTTACAACAAGAGATTCCAAAAATGTAATGCTTGTAGGTTTTGGCGTAGGCTACTCCTGGGGAGCAGTTTGCCTGAGAAAAAATAATTGAGCGTTAAAAAATAATATTATGATAAAATTCCTTGATCTTCAAAAGGTCAATTTACAGCATCAGGAAGAAATTGAAAACAGACTTTTAAGTGTTTTCCGAAGCGGATGGTATCTGCTGGGAGGCGAACTTAAAAACTTTGAAACCAATCTGGCTTTGTATATAGGTTCAGAATATGCTTTGGGAGTTGCCAACGGACTGGATGCTTTACGCCTTATCTTCAGAGCCTATATAGAGCTAGGATTTATGCAGCCTGGTGATGAAGTCATAGTTCCTGCCAACACCTATATCGCTTCAGTACTGGCTTTATCAGATAACGGGCTGGTTCCTGTATTTGTAGAGCCGGATGCCAATACTTATAATATTGACATTTCAAAAATTGAAGAAAAAATAACACCTAAAACCAAAGCCATCCTGATTGTTCACCTTCAGGGAAGAATTGTTTTTTCAGAAGAGCTTAAAAATATAGCGGCAAAACATAACCTGAAAATTGTAGAAGATAATGCTCAGGCTATTGGCGCAGAATGGAAAGGAATCAAATCAGGAAATCTCGGTGATGCTGCAGGCTTCAGCTTTTACCCCGGGAAAAATCTAGGGGCAATAGGTGATGCAGGCGCTGTAACCACAAATGATAAGGAATTGTTTGAAGCCATACGTGCTATAGCCAATTACGGATCCAACCAGAAATATGTCAATATTTATAAAGGATTAAATTCCAGACTGGATGAAATTCAGGCTGCCGTCCTGGATGTGAAGCTGAAACACATAGGCCACGAAAATGGTACACGAAGAGAAGTAGCAAAGCGTTTTATTGCTGAAATTAACAATCCGAAAATCATCCTTCCCGAAAATCCTGCCGATGAAAATGAACATGTATGGCATGTTTTTGTGATAAGAACGGAAAAAAGAGATGAACTTCAAGCCTATTTAACTGAAAAGGGGATCAGCACCATTATCCACTACCCTATTCCGCCACATAAACAGGAAGCTTACAAGGAATACAATCATCTTTCGTTCCCTGTTACCGAAAAAATGCATGAAGAAGTTCTGAGCCTTCCCATTTCTTCTGTTTTAGAAGAAAAAGAGATCCGGGCAATCATAGAAGCGGTTAACAGCTTCTAGGTTAAGTGAATAATCCCATATTGGTTATCACGGAATGTTCAAACATACGTCTCCAAAATAATAATTCGTATTATAAATTAAAAAAACTATTGGCTTTATAGCTGATAGTTTTTTGTTCATAATAACAAATATTAATATATTAGTTGTTATTTTCCATTTTATGTGAACAATTTTTCACTTATCAAAAAAGTTGAATAAGAATTAAATATTTTAAATTTGCAAAAACCTTATACAAATGAATGAAACACAACAAAAGTTGGTAGTAGCTGTAGATTATGGCCACACAAGCATTTTCAGAATTTTTCGAAAACCCCTAGAGATGTAGCTATACAATTCATCTGATTCCCACGCTTCCCCAATTAATTTATGAATTACACGCAATTGAAAAATAACTTGTACCTCTGATAAGAAAACCATTTTTTCAGAAAAATCAAGGAAAAAAGACAAGGATTTAAATCGATTGTACAGTTCATTAGTCAATAAATACAAACTGCTTGAAACAGCTGAAAAGTTGGAAAGTGAATAGGGTGAATAGCTAAAATCATCAATAAATAGCAATTCTATTTTAAATATTTACAAACCATTTATCGTTATGATTAATAGTTTCTACCTATAACAACAAATACCAATACATTAGTTGTTGTTTTCTGGTTTACATCAATAATAATTCATAAACCTGAAAATGCGAAGATATTTAATTATTATAAATTTGTAAAAAAATCTACTTTGAAAACCGTAGTATACACATCTGATAAAAAAACACATTTTTTCCAGGAGCTTAAGTCAATTTGGCGGGATATTAAATCCTCTAATTTTTTAGCCTATCAAATGACCAAAAGAGATATACAATCTCAGCACAGACAGTCTTTGCTGGGTTTCTTTTGGATTCTGGCCCCTGTCATTATAAACTCCCTGGTTTGGTTATTCCTGAATGGCGCAGGCGTAGTAAAAGTAAGCACTCCCGACGGAACACCTTATCCTGTTTTTGTTATTTTAGGAACCACCATATGGAGTATCTTCGCTGAAACTATCCAAAGTCCTATTACTTCAGTAAATGCAGGAAAATCGATTATTTCAAAAATCAATTTCCCAAAGGAAGCGTTATTAATGAAAGGTTTTTACACCTCTATTTTCAATTTAATTATAAAAATGATTCCTATTATAGGTATTTTAATAATTTATCATATTTCTCCTTCCTGGAATTTGCTTCTTTTTCCTTTTTACATTTTAGCACTGACCATTTTCGCTTTTACCATAGGCCTGATTATTACACCGTTAGGATTAATCTATACAGATATAAGCAAAATACTCGTTACAGGCATTCCGTTTTTAATGTATGTTACGCCTGTAGTATATGCTGTACCGGCAATAGGAGTTTTTAAATTTTTATTTAAACTTAACCCATTAACTTATTTAATTAATGATACCCGAAATACTTTGGTAGGAGCAGAAATACATTCTTTGATGTTCACAATCATTGTAACGGCTGTCAGTTTTATTTTTTTATTAATCGGTCTGGTTATTTTTAGAAAATCGATGCCAATAGTTATTGAAAAAATTGCAGGATAATGAAAAAAGATAGAGAAGTATTAGTTTCGGTACAGAATGTATCTAAAAAATTCAGTAAAAGCCTGAAGAGCTCACTTAAGTATGGTGCCTCAGATATTATCCGCAGTACACTTGGTTTATCAATAAACAAAGAATTACGTCCCCAGGAATTCTGGGCTGTAAAAGATGTTAGCTTTGAATTAGCAAGGGGAGAATGCATTGGCTTAATTGGCCATAACGGTGCCGGAAAATCGTCTCTTTTAAAGGTTCTAAACGGCTTATATGCTCCGGATAAGGGCCAGATTGTCATGAAGGGAAAAATAGGAGCACTGATAGAATTAGGTGCCGGTTTTAACCCGATACTTACAGGCCGTGAAAATATATATAACAACGCCTCCATTTTAGGATTTACGAAAAAAGAAGTTGAAGAAAAAATACAATCTATAATAGATTTTTCGGAAATAAGTGATTTTATAGATACTCCCGTGCAAAACTATTCCTCAGGAATGAAGGTGCGTTTAGGCTTTGCTGTTGCGGCTCACCTTGAGCCGGATATTCTTATTGTTGATGAAGTATTGGCAGTGGGAGATTTAGGCTTTGTTTTAAAATGTTTTAAGAAAATTGATGAACTTCTTCCTAATACAGCTTTAATTTTTGTTTCGCACAGCATGCCGATGATTTCAAGAATATGTAATCAGATAATCCTCATGGATCATGGAATGGTAAAGTATCAGGGAACCAATATTTCCAGTGGAATTGCTCAGTACTATGATCATTTTGATGATATGGCAACTGCAACCGTACTGGAAAGTAATAATATTACCAATATTGAAGTAATTGCTGATAAAGTTTGCAGATGGGGTCAAGAGTTGAAAATAACTCTTAAGCTGAAAATTAAAAATATTCAGCAAACACC
Protein-coding sequences here:
- a CDS encoding acyl carrier protein produces the protein MSINEFIKNFQSQLENTDTVIEPETAYNQESYWDSLTAMVIKVMIEDEYGVDIEPEQITSFKNINELYSFIVEKKQ
- a CDS encoding polysaccharide ABC transporter ATP-binding protein, whose product is MKKDREVLVSVQNVSKKFSKSLKSSLKYGASDIIRSTLGLSINKELRPQEFWAVKDVSFELARGECIGLIGHNGAGKSSLLKVLNGLYAPDKGQIVMKGKIGALIELGAGFNPILTGRENIYNNASILGFTKKEVEEKIQSIIDFSEISDFIDTPVQNYSSGMKVRLGFAVAAHLEPDILIVDEVLAVGDLGFVLKCFKKIDELLPNTALIFVSHSMPMISRICNQIILMDHGMVKYQGTNISSGIAQYYDHFDDMATATVLESNNITNIEVIADKVCRWGQELKITLKLKIKNIQQTPSFYFIIKDKEQRGVASVISQESVNLDGNEQNLEINVTIPKIELTNGTYSVDLAIYETLFRGPLSRISNLFTFSVQEGLQTWEAFHLESKWDVKIIS
- a CDS encoding ketoacyl-ACP synthase III; amino-acid sequence: MAFIKHISTYIPEKVISNEEISKKFPDWESDKILGKIGIRNRNITGEDEFTSDIAVKALNKLVEEYQLDKSSVDYLIVCTQSPDYFLPATACIVQAQAGLNTTCGAIDINQGCSGYIYGLSLANALIDSKMMKNVVLITAETYSKHIHEDDKGNISLFGDAATATLISEDGDYEILKFSVGTDGEGAKNLIVKNGAVRNQKTEDKEDKDNYLHMNGPKIFDFTSKAIPGLVEENLKKNGFEKSDIDTFIFHQANTFMLDFLRKRINIPQENFVIDMLDYGNTVSSTIPIAFKNSFTTRDSKNVMLVGFGVGYSWGAVCLRKNN
- a CDS encoding ABC transporter permease; its protein translation is MTKRDIQSQHRQSLLGFFWILAPVIINSLVWLFLNGAGVVKVSTPDGTPYPVFVILGTTIWSIFAETIQSPITSVNAGKSIISKINFPKEALLMKGFYTSIFNLIIKMIPIIGILIIYHISPSWNLLLFPFYILALTIFAFTIGLIITPLGLIYTDISKILVTGIPFLMYVTPVVYAVPAIGVFKFLFKLNPLTYLINDTRNTLVGAEIHSLMFTIIVTAVSFIFLLIGLVIFRKSMPIVIEKIAG
- a CDS encoding DegT/DnrJ/EryC1/StrS aminotransferase family protein codes for the protein MIKFLDLQKVNLQHQEEIENRLLSVFRSGWYLLGGELKNFETNLALYIGSEYALGVANGLDALRLIFRAYIELGFMQPGDEVIVPANTYIASVLALSDNGLVPVFVEPDANTYNIDISKIEEKITPKTKAILIVHLQGRIVFSEELKNIAAKHNLKIVEDNAQAIGAEWKGIKSGNLGDAAGFSFYPGKNLGAIGDAGAVTTNDKELFEAIRAIANYGSNQKYVNIYKGLNSRLDEIQAAVLDVKLKHIGHENGTRREVAKRFIAEINNPKIILPENPADENEHVWHVFVIRTEKRDELQAYLTEKGISTIIHYPIPPHKQEAYKEYNHLSFPVTEKMHEEVLSLPISSVLEEKEIRAIIEAVNSF